In a single window of the Penaeus chinensis breed Huanghai No. 1 chromosome 4, ASM1920278v2, whole genome shotgun sequence genome:
- the LOC125025075 gene encoding dual specificity protein phosphatase 14-like, which yields MARGGRWDLGLTQVWAGLWVAPARYITPEALATRRISCVVWATPEVSPPSLPSVSVIEVRLRDDCDQDLSPFFPRVAEEFAECRRRGTGLATVCLAGISRSSSLAVAALVGQPDLPQMSLRFAYETVKSARPTVRPNVGFFAQLVSYEQATRGGAPSVRMVRSPHDPSRRLVPDVYLEELGGHLGGENPLAAFIPM from the exons atggCGAGAGGTGGGCGTTGGGACCTCGGGCTAACGCAGGTGTGGGCGGGGTTGTGGGTGGCGCCCGCCCGCTACATCACGCCCGAAGCCTTAGCGACGAGGAGGATATCGTGCGTCGTGTGGGCCACGCCGGAGGTCTCGCCGCCGTCTCTGCCG agTGTGAGCGTGATCGAGGTCCGGCTGAGAGACGATTGCGACCAAGACTTGAGTCCGTTCTTCCCTCGAGTGGCTGAGGAGTTCGCCGAGTGTCGCA GGCGAGGCACGGGCCTGGCCACCGTGTGCCTCGCGGGAATCAGCCGCTCCTCTTCGCTGGCCGTCGCCGCGCTCGTGGGCCAGCCGGACCTCCCGCAGATGAGCCTCAGGTTCGCCTACGAGACCGTCAAGAGCGCCAGGCCCACCGTCAGGCCCAACGTCGGCTTCTTCGCGCAG CTGGTGTCCTACGAGCAGGCGACGCGGGGCGGCGCCCCCAGCGTCAGGATGGTGCGGTCCCCTCACGACCCGTCCAGGCGGCTGGTGCCCGACGTGTACCTGGAGGAGCTGGGGGGGCACCTGGGGGGAGAGAACCCCCTGGCCGCCTTCATCCCCATGTGA